In one Podarcis muralis chromosome 7, rPodMur119.hap1.1, whole genome shotgun sequence genomic region, the following are encoded:
- the LOC114602105 gene encoding farnesol dehydrogenase-like codes for MSASDRVVVVLGGAGTVGSGIVKALLEKGFQVAVISRDRSRLEKLKQFLLPSACQRLHTLVGDIGSEEGAEAAKEALLKSTGKVTDVVSSLGFSWWQGGPPLTQTLKELHRVLDTLLLSTFTAWKAFFPLVKDNADGTYTFITGGAGERLLMPGTGFLTLGAAGALAFSLMVREEYPDVPCKLNEVKINMGVTTPERLGPGYVSHLEVGEAVASLVDKRIVSHTVLSASSPADLKTLALEGKL; via the exons ATGTCTGCATCGGaccgggtggtggtggtgcttggcGGAGCTGGCACAGTGGGCTCTGGCATTGTCAAGGCGCTGCTGGAGAAAG GCTTCCAGGTTGCTGTCATTTCTCGAGACAGAAGCAGATTGGAGAAGCTGAAACAGTTTCTGCTTCCATCAGCCTGCCAGCGGCTGCACACCCTGGTTGGGGACATAG GTTCTGAGGAAGGTGCAGAGGCAGCCAAGGAGGCTCTGCTGAAGAGCACTGGGAAGGTGACAGACGTGGTGTCCTCCCTGGGCTTCAGCTGGTGGCAAGGGGGTCCCCCTCTCACTCAGACCCTGAAGGAGCTGCACCGG GTCCTGGACACCCTCCTTCTCAGCACCTTCACTGCCTGGAAGGCCTTCTTCCCCCTCGTGAAGGACAACGCAGATGGAACCTACACTTTCATCACTG GAGGGGCTGGGGAGCGCCTCCTCATGCCAGGCACAGGCTTCCTGACACTGGGGGCAGCGGGGGCCTTGGCCTTTTCCCTCATGGTCCGTGAGGAGTACCCAGACGTTCCCTGCAAGCTGAATGAG GTGAAAATCAACATGGGTGTGACGACACCAGAGCGCCTGGGCCCCGGGTACGTGAGCCACCTGGAGGTGGGAGAGGCCGTGGCTTCCCTGGTGGACAAGAGGATCGTCTCACATACGGTGCTGAGCGCCAGCTCGCCTGCTGACCTCAAGACCTTGGCGCTGGAAGGGAAGCTTTGA